A stretch of the Mesorhizobium huakuii genome encodes the following:
- a CDS encoding cysteine hydrolase family protein: MTQALSKQALPKRDEAFRAGETALLLVDMQRIWLEPGADPSHPERGPDHYFYRQTSSQTIPNQERLLAAARANGVEVLHTIIQSLTEDGRDRSLDHKLTPIHVAPSLPEGLPVASLAPVGDEIMLPKTSSGIFNSTNVDYLLKNLGIRYLVVVGVLTDQCVDMTVRDGADRGYLVTCVSDACATITQERHDIALKAFGGYCWVADTDTVVDRFNALGKTA; the protein is encoded by the coding sequence ATGACCCAAGCCTTATCCAAACAGGCCCTACCCAAGCGAGACGAAGCCTTTCGTGCCGGCGAGACGGCGCTGCTGCTCGTCGACATGCAGCGCATCTGGCTGGAGCCGGGCGCCGATCCCTCGCATCCGGAGCGCGGCCCCGACCATTATTTCTACCGGCAGACATCCTCGCAGACGATCCCCAACCAGGAGCGCCTGCTGGCGGCGGCGCGGGCCAATGGCGTCGAGGTGCTGCACACCATCATCCAGAGCCTGACCGAAGATGGCCGCGACCGCTCGCTCGACCACAAGCTGACACCGATCCATGTCGCGCCGAGCCTCCCCGAGGGCCTGCCGGTGGCATCGCTGGCGCCTGTCGGCGACGAGATCATGCTGCCAAAGACCTCGTCCGGTATCTTCAACTCGACCAATGTCGACTATCTCCTGAAGAATCTCGGCATCCGCTACCTCGTCGTGGTCGGCGTGCTCACCGACCAATGCGTCGACATGACGGTGCGCGACGGCGCCGATCGTGGCTATCTCGTCACCTGCGTGTCGGACGCCTGCGCCACCATCACCCAGGAGCGCCATGACATCGCGCTGAAGGCCTTCGGCGGCTATTGCTGGGTCGCCGACACCGACACTGTCGTCGACCGTTTCAACGCTCTGGGGAAAACTGCATGA
- a CDS encoding glutamine synthetase, with protein sequence MTSTVEPLVAVVTTDLCAITRGRFVVESRLQKTATTGVGWLQANLSMTPFNSIVVPNPWGSSGDLRLIPDLKARFRTERTGSATPFDMVAGDIVELDGSPWLGCTRTMLRDALAELKAATGLSVIAAFEHEFHIADGGFAPAHSMSFAALRRTDPFAPNLMAALEEAGVGPEVVIAEFGDEQFEVTHEPADALTAADRAVAIREITREVARNAGWRASFAPKTAPNAVGNGVHIHFSFVDEAGNPVTYDAAQPGGLSAKAGAFCAGVLRHLPGITAMTASSVSSFYRLKPHSWSSSYTWLADRDREASLRICPTVTIGGRDPARQYNVEYRAADATGNPYLSLAAIIRAGLEGLKADLPSPPLVTGDPTLMSDAERAELGLVRLPETLPAALDTLLADKTVTGWFAPVFIETFVGLKQHEAERLAGLDPAAICDLYRTLY encoded by the coding sequence ATGACATCGACCGTCGAGCCCCTCGTTGCCGTCGTCACCACGGATCTCTGCGCCATCACGCGGGGCCGCTTCGTTGTCGAAAGTAGACTGCAGAAAACCGCCACGACCGGTGTCGGCTGGCTGCAGGCCAATCTGTCGATGACGCCCTTCAATTCCATCGTCGTTCCCAATCCCTGGGGTTCGTCTGGCGATCTGCGGCTGATCCCCGATCTCAAGGCGCGCTTCCGCACCGAGCGGACCGGATCGGCGACGCCCTTCGACATGGTGGCGGGCGACATTGTCGAGCTCGACGGCAGCCCATGGCTCGGCTGCACGCGGACCATGCTCAGGGATGCGCTGGCGGAGCTGAAGGCGGCAACCGGGCTCTCCGTCATCGCCGCCTTCGAGCATGAATTCCACATTGCTGACGGCGGTTTCGCGCCGGCGCATTCGATGTCCTTCGCCGCGCTGCGCCGCACCGATCCGTTCGCCCCGAATCTGATGGCGGCACTGGAGGAGGCGGGCGTCGGACCCGAAGTGGTCATCGCCGAATTCGGCGACGAGCAGTTCGAGGTGACGCATGAGCCGGCCGATGCGCTGACGGCCGCCGACCGCGCCGTCGCCATCCGCGAAATCACGCGCGAAGTGGCGCGCAATGCCGGCTGGCGGGCGAGCTTCGCGCCCAAGACCGCGCCCAATGCCGTCGGCAATGGCGTGCACATCCATTTCAGCTTCGTCGACGAGGCCGGCAACCCGGTGACATACGATGCGGCGCAACCCGGCGGCCTGTCCGCCAAGGCCGGGGCCTTCTGTGCTGGCGTGCTGCGCCATCTGCCTGGGATTACCGCCATGACGGCGTCGAGCGTGTCGTCCTTCTATCGGCTGAAGCCGCACAGCTGGAGTTCGTCCTATACCTGGCTCGCCGACCGCGACCGCGAGGCGTCCTTGCGCATCTGTCCGACGGTGACGATCGGCGGACGCGATCCGGCACGGCAGTACAATGTCGAATACCGGGCGGCTGATGCCACCGGCAATCCCTATCTGTCGCTGGCGGCGATCATCCGCGCCGGGCTGGAAGGGCTAAAGGCGGATCTGCCATCGCCGCCGCTGGTCACCGGCGACCCGACGCTGATGAGCGATGCGGAACGGGCAGAACTCGGCCTGGTGCGGCTGCCGGAAACCTTGCCGGCGGCGCTGGACACGCTGCTTGCCGACAAGACCGTCACCGGATGGTTCGCGCCTGTCTTCATCGAGACCTTCGTCGGCCTGAAGCAGCATGAGGCCGAGCGTCTGGCAGGCCTCGATCCGGCCGCCATCTGCGATCTATACCGGACGCTTTATTGA
- a CDS encoding trypsin-like serine peptidase codes for MMLFSPTPFELDRLADEADYAVVGPTDGRARVTHTNRFPHSAVCHIERDFGDGRMTGCTAFLISPTRLLTAAHCITSPIRQRLGLPNLAVRIRVTPGRASRDARPFGWQWAKQWHVNPPYRRRPSGLHDVGLIELERPFSPSPGHFQLWSPNRQDLERLRSSRLLHISGYPADKPDGTQWEHSERLDRITERQLFYSVDTCPGHSGAPVWIHRQQAGPPVVIAVHTAGPRPHSGGAWGCRPGVPLAPAGLFNRGVRLTPDLLRSIRAGFRR; via the coding sequence ATGATGCTTTTTTCGCCCACCCCCTTCGAACTCGACCGGCTAGCCGACGAAGCGGACTATGCGGTGGTTGGGCCGACTGACGGGCGCGCCAGGGTCACGCACACCAACCGCTTTCCACACAGCGCGGTCTGCCACATCGAGCGCGATTTCGGCGATGGCAGGATGACCGGCTGTACTGCCTTCCTGATTTCGCCGACGCGGCTGTTGACCGCGGCGCATTGCATCACCAGTCCGATCCGGCAACGGCTCGGCCTGCCCAATCTCGCCGTGCGCATCCGTGTCACGCCGGGTCGAGCCTCGCGTGACGCGCGGCCGTTCGGCTGGCAGTGGGCCAAGCAATGGCACGTCAACCCGCCATACCGCCGCCGCCCGTCTGGCCTGCACGATGTCGGGCTGATCGAGCTTGAGCGGCCCTTTTCGCCATCGCCCGGACACTTCCAACTCTGGTCGCCGAACCGCCAGGATCTCGAGAGGCTTCGCAGCTCCCGGCTCCTTCACATTTCGGGCTATCCGGCCGACAAGCCGGACGGCACGCAATGGGAGCATTCCGAGCGCCTGGACCGGATCACGGAACGGCAGCTTTTCTACAGCGTTGATACCTGTCCGGGACATAGCGGCGCTCCAGTCTGGATCCATCGCCAGCAGGCCGGCCCACCGGTGGTGATCGCGGTTCACACCGCCGGTCCGCGTCCACATTCGGGTGGTGCCTGGGGGTGCCGGCCTGGGGTGCCGCTCGCCCCGGCCGGCCTGTTCAACCGAGGCGTCAGGCTTACCCCCGATCTCTTGCGCTCGATTCGCGCCGGATTCAGGCGCTGA
- a CDS encoding carboxymuconolactone decarboxylase family protein has product MTAKIDLFAAAPSLMKNWQRSSIELSAAASLEHSLTELVKLRASQINGCANCINLHATEARENGETEQRIYLLPAWREAPCYSDRERAALGWTEALTRLSEDTGRAGAYEELKEHFTEEEQIKLTLTINIINAWNRIAVGFGLYADPAAVKAARVAAA; this is encoded by the coding sequence ATGACCGCAAAAATCGACCTCTTCGCCGCCGCCCCTTCGCTGATGAAGAACTGGCAGCGCTCCTCGATCGAGCTCTCCGCCGCCGCCAGCCTCGAGCACAGCCTCACCGAACTGGTGAAACTGCGTGCATCGCAGATCAATGGCTGCGCCAACTGCATCAATCTCCACGCCACCGAGGCGCGCGAGAATGGGGAAACCGAGCAGCGCATCTACCTTTTGCCGGCCTGGCGCGAGGCCCCCTGCTACAGCGACCGCGAACGCGCCGCGCTTGGCTGGACCGAGGCGCTTACTCGGCTTTCGGAAGACACCGGCCGCGCAGGCGCCTATGAAGAGCTGAAGGAGCATTTCACGGAGGAGGAGCAGATCAAGCTCACCCTGACGATCAACATCATCAACGCCTGGAACCGCATCGCCGTCGGTTTCGGCCTGTATGCCGACCCGGCTGCCGTGAAGGCCGCCCGGGTGGCCGCGGCCTGA
- a CDS encoding DUF4438 domain-containing protein gives MKPPRIHPVHGLRTNARDLVMISVAGQVASPTERGTPWRIGYDGRPRSLPGTGGIVLNHRVGDPCVGLAGDHVEPAVSIRNEARAAGGSPDAANQALQSYSCVGNHAIVTTGRAAGARGVVTGKHGGVDTVLIDFPLPAMRQMAIGDRIQVWAYGLGLRLTDYPDVAIWNCSPRLLARWRPVERNGRIHVKVTHRIPARVMGSGLGRNNVLRGDYDIQMSDPGMVRRYKLGSLRFGDIVGIMDADNRYGRSRLGGHVSVGVIVHSDSTVAGHGPGVVSLLSAPASILQLELSPDANIARYLDIRPPRPARPSFPLPTVEQRERTVARLRRRATAADPSMVAGSG, from the coding sequence ATGAAACCGCCTCGCATCCACCCGGTCCACGGCCTGCGCACCAATGCGCGCGACCTGGTGATGATCAGCGTCGCCGGACAGGTCGCCTCGCCGACCGAGAGGGGCACGCCGTGGCGGATCGGTTATGACGGCAGGCCGCGCTCGCTGCCGGGCACCGGCGGCATCGTGCTCAACCATCGTGTCGGCGACCCCTGCGTCGGGCTGGCCGGCGACCATGTCGAACCGGCGGTGTCGATCCGCAACGAGGCGCGCGCCGCCGGCGGCAGCCCGGACGCCGCCAACCAGGCGCTGCAGAGCTATTCCTGCGTCGGCAACCACGCGATCGTGACCACAGGCCGCGCCGCCGGCGCACGCGGCGTGGTGACCGGCAAGCATGGCGGCGTCGACACCGTGCTGATCGACTTTCCGCTGCCGGCGATGCGGCAGATGGCGATCGGTGACCGCATCCAGGTCTGGGCCTATGGGCTTGGCCTGCGCCTGACCGATTATCCCGACGTCGCGATCTGGAACTGCTCGCCGCGGCTGCTCGCCCGCTGGCGGCCAGTCGAGCGCAACGGCCGGATCCACGTCAAGGTGACACACCGCATCCCCGCCCGCGTCATGGGCTCGGGCCTCGGCCGCAACAATGTGCTGCGCGGCGACTACGATATCCAGATGTCGGATCCTGGCATGGTGCGGCGCTACAAGCTCGGCTCGCTGCGTTTCGGCGACATTGTCGGGATCATGGACGCCGACAACCGCTATGGCCGGTCACGGCTGGGCGGGCATGTGTCGGTGGGCGTCATCGTGCACAGTGACAGCACCGTCGCGGGTCATGGCCCAGGCGTTGTCTCGCTACTTTCAGCGCCGGCCTCGATTCTCCAGTTGGAGCTCAGCCCGGACGCCAATATCGCGCGCTACCTGGACATTCGCCCACCCCGACCGGCACGGCCGTCCTTTCCCTTGCCGACCGTCGAGCAAAGGGAACGAACCGTGGCAAGGCTGCGCCGGCGGGCGACGGCAGCGGACCCAAGCATGGTGGCCGGATCCGGCTAG
- a CDS encoding helix-turn-helix domain-containing protein, which translates to MVARAENLQRLSDFADEIAASRKKCDPETDTSNFVVNGHSLVAIRYADDDRGDPDGHTDQRQPVGRLVCAGTHYLIYDAVYMPDVATDLPPSAAEILTRRELQIALLIADGKLDKEIARQLGISGYTVREHIRRIFAKLNIGRRSAIASCVLAGRADFRHDVR; encoded by the coding sequence ATGGTTGCACGTGCCGAGAACTTGCAGAGACTTTCCGACTTCGCTGACGAGATTGCTGCGTCACGGAAAAAGTGCGATCCGGAAACGGATACATCGAACTTTGTCGTGAACGGCCATTCGCTGGTTGCCATCCGTTACGCGGACGACGATCGCGGGGATCCAGACGGTCATACTGATCAGCGCCAGCCGGTGGGACGCCTCGTGTGCGCCGGCACGCACTACCTGATCTATGACGCCGTCTACATGCCGGACGTTGCCACCGATCTTCCGCCTTCGGCCGCCGAAATACTGACCCGGCGCGAACTCCAGATCGCCTTACTGATCGCTGACGGCAAGCTGGACAAAGAGATCGCGCGGCAGCTCGGCATCAGCGGCTACACCGTACGCGAGCATATCAGGCGGATCTTCGCGAAGCTGAATATCGGCCGGCGTTCGGCGATTGCATCCTGTGTGCTGGCGGGTCGGGCGGACTTCCGCCATGATGTGCGGTAG
- a CDS encoding FAD-binding oxidoreductase yields MNTMSLTTLDRGKTTVDAEAIEALSAQLRGTLLQQGDAAYNEARTVWNATVDRRPGLIVCCVGASDVIRAVNFARENRLLVSVRGGGHNIAGSAVCDGGLMIDLSPMKSVRVDPAARRAWVGPGATLADVDRETQAFGLAVPTGINSTTGISGLTLGGGFGWITRKFGLTIDNLVSADVVTADGKLLRASQTENPDLFWALRGGGGNFGIVTAFEFQLHQMGPQVLSGLVVHPFADAEKVLEEYRKALETAPDELTCWVVMRQAPPLPFLPAEWHGKDVLVLAMCYCGDLQAGEKATKKLRAIGSPIADVVGPNPFTGWQQAFDPLLTPGARNYWKSHDFTQLPDRAVEIVTEAIRELPGPECEIFIGHVGGAAGRVAQNATAFPQRSSHFVMNVHARWREPAMDRACIGWARNLYEAAKPYAAGTAYVNFMPEDEVDRVEAAYGGNYQRLLEIKQRYDPLNLFRMNQNLRPKQSQRAA; encoded by the coding sequence ATGAACACCATGAGCCTCACCACGCTTGATCGCGGCAAGACGACAGTCGACGCCGAGGCAATAGAAGCGCTTTCGGCACAATTGCGCGGCACACTGCTGCAGCAGGGGGACGCTGCCTACAACGAAGCCCGCACCGTGTGGAATGCCACGGTCGACCGGCGGCCCGGGCTGATCGTGTGTTGCGTCGGCGCCTCCGACGTCATCCGTGCCGTGAATTTCGCCAGGGAAAACAGGCTTCTCGTCTCCGTGCGCGGCGGCGGCCACAACATTGCCGGCAGCGCTGTCTGCGATGGCGGTCTGATGATCGATTTGTCGCCGATGAAGTCGGTGCGGGTCGATCCCGCCGCACGGCGGGCATGGGTCGGACCCGGCGCCACGCTCGCCGATGTCGACCGCGAAACGCAGGCCTTTGGGCTGGCGGTGCCGACCGGCATCAATTCGACCACCGGCATATCAGGCCTGACTCTGGGCGGTGGCTTTGGCTGGATCACCCGCAAATTCGGCCTGACCATCGACAATCTTGTCTCCGCCGATGTGGTCACCGCCGACGGCAAGTTGCTGCGCGCCAGCCAGACGGAAAATCCGGACCTGTTCTGGGCGCTGCGTGGCGGCGGCGGCAATTTCGGCATTGTCACGGCATTCGAGTTTCAGCTCCACCAGATGGGTCCGCAAGTTCTGTCGGGGCTTGTCGTCCATCCTTTCGCCGATGCCGAGAAGGTGCTGGAGGAGTATCGCAAGGCGCTCGAAACGGCGCCCGACGAACTGACCTGCTGGGTGGTGATGCGGCAAGCGCCGCCGCTGCCCTTCCTGCCGGCCGAGTGGCATGGCAAGGATGTTCTGGTGCTGGCCATGTGCTATTGCGGCGATCTCCAGGCAGGTGAAAAGGCGACCAAGAAGCTTCGCGCCATCGGCTCGCCGATTGCCGATGTCGTCGGCCCCAACCCGTTCACCGGCTGGCAGCAGGCATTCGACCCATTGCTCACCCCCGGCGCCCGCAACTACTGGAAGAGCCATGACTTCACCCAGCTTCCCGACAGGGCAGTTGAGATCGTCACCGAAGCGATACGTGAGCTTCCTGGCCCGGAATGTGAGATATTCATCGGCCATGTCGGCGGTGCGGCGGGCCGTGTGGCGCAGAACGCAACGGCGTTTCCGCAACGCAGCTCGCACTTCGTCATGAATGTCCATGCCCGCTGGCGCGAACCGGCAATGGATAGGGCCTGCATCGGTTGGGCGCGCAACCTCTATGAGGCGGCCAAACCCTATGCTGCCGGCACAGCCTATGTGAACTTCATGCCTGAGGATGAGGTCGACCGGGTCGAAGCGGCCTATGGCGGCAATTACCAGCGGCTTCTGGAGATCAAGCAGCGCTATGACCCGCTGAACCTGTTCCGCATGAACCAGAATCTGCGGCCGAAACAAAGCCAGCGCGCCGCCTGA
- a CDS encoding MurR/RpiR family transcriptional regulator, with the protein MAIRDVLMRGDLALTPSEEKIVRLLLTDYPTSGLGTASSLARRAGVSDPTVVRLVVKLGYEGFPDFQSKLLAEVEARLHSPLLMMEAKRQSGSSDSAVLAYLDSVTAALQKATVATPVQTYERAARLLMEAKGEIVLVGGRFSRHIAGMLAGYLGQFRTGVRDLGVLSPQAFDTLADLGRRDVLVVFDYRRYQLDVMAYASQAAALDVRILLFTDQWLSPISDLAEVTIVSPLEVASPYDTLAPAIAQMEALTAHIVSTLGDDARARIERIEKVRHANAVTLDSDPQENGKRQTSEPRKTAGPKSAKQDDQA; encoded by the coding sequence ATGGCGATACGCGATGTTCTGATGCGCGGGGATCTGGCGCTGACGCCGTCGGAAGAGAAGATCGTCCGGCTGCTTTTGACGGACTATCCGACCTCCGGCCTGGGCACCGCCTCTTCGCTCGCCCGGCGCGCCGGCGTCAGCGATCCGACCGTGGTCCGGCTGGTCGTCAAGCTCGGCTATGAAGGCTTTCCGGATTTCCAGTCCAAGCTGCTGGCCGAGGTCGAGGCCAGGCTGCATTCGCCTTTGTTGATGATGGAGGCGAAGCGGCAAAGCGGCTCCAGCGACAGCGCGGTGCTCGCCTATCTCGATTCCGTCACCGCGGCCCTGCAAAAGGCCACGGTCGCGACGCCGGTGCAGACCTACGAGCGGGCCGCCCGCCTTTTGATGGAGGCCAAGGGCGAGATCGTGCTGGTCGGCGGCCGCTTCAGCCGCCACATCGCCGGCATGCTGGCGGGATATCTCGGGCAGTTCCGGACCGGCGTTCGCGATCTCGGCGTGCTTTCTCCCCAGGCATTCGACACGCTGGCCGATCTCGGCCGCCGCGATGTGCTCGTCGTCTTCGACTATCGCCGCTACCAGCTCGACGTGATGGCCTATGCAAGCCAGGCGGCGGCACTCGATGTGCGCATCCTGCTTTTCACCGACCAATGGCTGTCGCCGATATCAGATCTCGCAGAAGTCACCATCGTCAGCCCGCTCGAAGTCGCCTCGCCCTACGACACGCTGGCGCCGGCGATCGCGCAGATGGAAGCGCTTACCGCCCACATCGTTTCGACGCTGGGCGACGACGCCCGGGCGCGCATCGAGAGGATCGAGAAAGTGCGGCACGCCAATGCGGTGACGCTCGACAGCGACCCGCAAGAGAACGGCAAGCGCCAGACATCCGAACCGCGCAAGACAGCCGGACCCAAATCAGCAAAGCAGGACGACCAGGCATGA
- a CDS encoding N-formylglutamate amidohydrolase — MCEHASNHIPVEYRQLGLDASHLQRHIAWDIGAAEVTRLLSARLDAAAFLSGYSRLLIDLNRPLGTSGSIPALSEDTDIPGNVGIDTAERDRRAKIMFSPFHDRVAAHLDRRMAKGRPTRIVTIHSFTPVFLGVARPWHAGVLHGHAADLAEAILSGLRADATLNVAANVPYVISRDADYAVPVHGDDRGIPAVLVEIRQDLLATRSGIEEWTDRLAAALPARETQSNS, encoded by the coding sequence TTGTGCGAGCATGCCTCCAACCACATACCGGTCGAGTATCGGCAGCTCGGCCTCGATGCCAGCCATCTGCAGCGCCACATCGCCTGGGATATCGGCGCCGCGGAGGTGACGCGGCTGTTGTCGGCACGGCTCGATGCGGCAGCCTTCCTCAGCGGCTATTCGCGGCTGCTGATCGACCTCAACCGGCCACTCGGCACCTCCGGAAGCATCCCGGCGCTGTCGGAAGACACCGACATTCCCGGCAATGTCGGCATCGACACAGCGGAACGGGACCGGCGCGCCAAAATCATGTTTTCGCCGTTCCATGACCGGGTCGCCGCGCATCTCGATCGCCGCATGGCCAAAGGCCGCCCGACGCGGATCGTGACGATCCACTCCTTCACGCCGGTGTTCCTGGGTGTCGCCAGGCCATGGCATGCGGGCGTGCTGCATGGCCATGCGGCCGATCTCGCCGAAGCGATCCTGTCGGGCCTGCGCGCCGACGCGACGCTCAACGTCGCGGCCAACGTGCCCTATGTGATCAGCCGTGACGCCGACTACGCCGTGCCTGTCCATGGCGACGATCGCGGCATCCCCGCCGTCCTCGTCGAGATCCGGCAGGATCTGCTGGCGACAAGGTCCGGCATCGAGGAGTGGACGGATCGGCTGGCGGCGGCACTGCCCGCGCGTGAGACGCAGTCAAATTCGTGA